In the Pseudorasbora parva isolate DD20220531a chromosome 23, ASM2467924v1, whole genome shotgun sequence genome, one interval contains:
- the mdh2 gene encoding malate dehydrogenase, mitochondrial: protein MFSRIVRPTATLARSLSTSSQNNAKVAVLGASGGIGQPLSLLLKNSPLVSELSLFDIAHTPGVAADLSHIETRAHVTGYVGADQVGDALKGCEVVVIPAGVPRKPGMTRDDLFNTNATIVATLADACARHCPQAMICIIANPVNSTIPITSEVLKKHGVYNPNRVFGVTTLDIVRANTFVAELKGLDPARVNVPVVGGHAGKTIIPLISQCTPKVEFPADQLSALTGRIQEAGTEVVKAKAGAGSATLSMAYAGARFTFSLLDAMNGKEGVVECAFVRSEETECKYFSTPLLLGKNGIEKNLGLGKLSAFEEKLVAEAIGELKGSIKKGEDFVLNMK, encoded by the exons AACAATGCCAAAGTAGCGGTGTTGGGCGCGTCGGGGGGCATTGGGCAGCCCCTGTCCCTCCTGCTGAAGAACAGCCCTCTGGTGAGCGAACTGTCCCTCTTCGACATCGCACACACTCCTGGAGTGGCTGCTGACCTCAGTCACATCGAGACCAGAGCCCACGTCACCG GGTATGTGGGAGCGGATCAGGTTGGCGATGCCCTGAAAGGCTGTGAGGTTGTCGTCATCCCTGCTGGTGTCCCAAGGAAGCCTG GTATGACCCGCGATGACCTGTTCAACACCAATGCCACCATTGTGGCCACACTAGCTGACGCCTGCGCCCGTCACTGCCCTCAGGCCATGATCTGCATCATCGCAAACCCT GTGAACTCCACTATTCCCATCACATCAGAGGTGCTGAAGAAGCACGGCGTCTACAACCCCAACAGAGTCTTTGGTGTCACAACACTGGATATCGTCAGAGCCAACACTTTTGTTGCCGAGCTCAAA GGCCTTGATCCCGCCCGAGTCAATGTGCCTGTGGTCGGAGGTCACGCCGGAAAGACCATCATTCCTCTCATTTCACAG TGCACACCCAAGGTTGAGTTCCCTGCGGATCAGCTGTCCGCTCTGACCGGCAGGATCCAGGAAGCAGGAACTGAGGTTGTGAAGGCTAaagctggtgcag GCTCTGCCACTCTCTCCATGGCCTACGCTGGAGCCAGATTCACATTCTCCCTTCTCGACGCCATGAATGGAAAAGAGGGTGTTGTCGAATGTGCGTTTGTGAGATCTGAGGAAACCGAGTGCAAATACTTTTCTACACCTCTCCTGCTCGGG aaaaacGGCATTGAGAAGAACCTCGGCCTTGGCAAGCTCTCTGCGTTCGAGGAGAAGCTGGTGGCTGAAGCCATTGGTGAACTGAAGGGCTCCATCAAGAAAGGAGAAgattttgttttaaacatgAAGTGA